The genomic stretch ATCTATAAAATACACTATGCTAACTTTGACGGCAGAGCAAGAAGGCAAGAGTTTTGGTTTTTTGTACTGTTTTATTTTATAGTATCTTTTTTAGTCGGTTTGTTAGATGGTCTTATTGGTTCTGAAATAGACTATGTAATCTACTCGGCAGGATTATTCGGAACTATTTTCTCTTTAGCTTCGTTTATACCTTTTCTGGCTTTAGCGGCAAGAAGAATGCATGACATAGATAAAAGCGGCTGGTGGCAACTAATACAAATCATACCTGTTATCGGTTGGATCTGGTTCCTTATACTCACAGTTTTACAAGGGACTATGGGTCAAAACCGTTTTGGTGCAGATCCGATTATAGAGACACCTGCTCCGGTAACTGTTACTGTAGAGTAACTGCTCAAGCCCTAGAAACTAGGGCTTCCGTCAAATCCAAATCCTCCGTCAAAGCCACCGCCAAACGAACCGAAATTAGGATCGCTATAACCAAACATACTTGATCGAACTCTCAGTTTTTCGATATCGGCTTTAGATGAAATATTTTGCGGGCACACAACTGTACAGTTATTGCAAAGTGTACAATCCCAGATCCCGTTTGTCTGAATAGTCTCTATTTTTTCTGCAGCATCATTTTCACGTTTATCACTTACATACTTCCAAACACGTGTAAGTGAAAACGGTCCTAAAAACTCACCGTTAACTGCATACACTGGACAAGAGGAGTAACACGATCCACATAAGATACAATCACTTTGCACCTCGTTGATCTTCTCCGCTTCATGATCAAGTACAGCTTCGTCATTAAAACTTTTGATCCATGCTTTTGCTTTTACGTTCATCTCATATGATTTGTCCATATCTACAACAAGATCGCGAACTACAGGCATATTGTTAAGCGGTTCTACACTATCTCCGTCTTGAACCTTGTATGAACACGCCAATACCTCTTTTTCATTTACTCGCATTGCACAGCTTCCGCAAACACTGCTGCGGCATCCGCTTGAAAAACTGAGTGTATTATCGATCTCACGTTTAATCTTATTCAACGCTTCTAAAAGTGTATATGAGCCATCTTCGAGCTCATAAATCTCGTAAGAGTCCCCTCTTTTAATCGTTATTTTCATCACTCAGCCTCCATATAATGTGCACCGCAACTCTCATCTCTTCCAAGAGCACTTTGAATAACAACTTCACTCACTTCAACAATGTTTCTAAACTCTAAGAACTCTTGTTTGTTAGTATTGTAGATTTCAGAACTATCGCTCCAACCCATTTGCGGCAGTAGAGATTTAACCATCTCTAACTCTTCTAATGCACTTTTTAATTCAGATTTTTTTCTCACTATCCCCACTTTATTATAAAGCAGGTTTCCGATCTTCTCTTTATACTTATAAAAATCAACCGTATTTGTAAACTCTCTGTCTAAGAAACATTCGGTGTGTGCAGGCACAGATAAACTCTCCACCTCTTTTGCCGTTTTTGCAGCATTGCGTCCCGCTTCACGCCCAAACACTACGATCTCTAAAAGTGAGTTACCGCCTAAACGGTTTGCACCGTGTACATTATGGTTTGCACACTCTCCACACGCATATAGTCGCTCAACATTAGTTTGTGATCTATGATCAACTGCAATACCGCCCATCGTATAGTGCGCTACAGGTTTAATGGGAATAAGATCGTGTACCGGATCAACATTTTCATACAGTTTTGCCAGCTTTCTCTCTTGCGGTAAACCCTCATCTATGAACTGTTCTCCAAGATGGCGGATATCCAAGAAAATATCCTCACCTTTTTTGATCTGCTCATCAATGGCACGACTTACTTCATCACGAGGAGCCAGTTCATCGGTAAAACGCTCCCCTTTAGAGTTTAGCAGGTAACCGCCCTCACCCCGAGCCGATTCACTAATTAAGATAGATGAATTTTTCAGACCTGTCGGGTGAAACTGTACAAACTCCATATCTTTGAGCTTTGCACCTGCGCGGAGTGCCGCTGCAATTCCGTCACCACTTGAAGCTGTTGAGTTTGTTGAGTATTTATCATAGATGCGTGAATAACCGCCCGTTGCTAAAATAACAGTTTTAGCAATATATGTTTTTAACTCACCGCTACGGATATCTAAAACTTTTGCACCGCAGGCCTTGCCATCTTCATCTTTTAACACCTCTAATAAAAAGGTGTCATTCACAAACTTGATCCCTAAAGCGTTTGCTCTATCATATAAAGTGTGAAGAATCTTTAAACCCGTATAGTCTTGTGCATAGCAAGCACGGGGAGCAGATGCACCACCAAGTCTTCTTTGAGCTATCTTGCCGTCACCTGTACGTGAAAAACATACACCGATACTATCAAGATATTCAACAGCATTAATAGCTTCTGAACACATAAAGCGGATGCTCTCTTCATCGGCTTCACCGTGAGCAGATTTGAGTGTATTTTGTATGTGAGACTCTACACTGTCCTCAGCTACATTACCAAGAGCGGCATTCATCCCCCCTTGTGCCATACAGGTTTGAGATCTTGTCGGGTACTCTTTAGTAAGTACTAAAACATCAACACCCTCCTCTTTTGCAGCGATCGCCGCCATAAGACCTGCTCCACCTGCACCTATAATTAAAACATCGGTTTTCATATTTCTTCACTCCTGTGTGATTATAGCTACGTTATTTTATATATACATTTTAGAGGCTCAGACCGTAGGGAGGATTTGTCCTCGTAAACAAACATATGAAGCCACCTTCGATCAACCTAAAAACGTCAAAAAATAATAACGCAAAACCCTCAAACTTCCTGCAATTATAACAAACCAAACAAACTTTAACCTAACTAGCCCTGCGACTAAAGTAAGCGGATCACCCACAATCGGTAACCAGGAGAGTAATAATGCCCAGTACCCGTACTTATGCCCAAAACTATAAGATTTTTTTCCTATTTTCGATCTAAAAAGTTTTGCTTTTGTTTTTTCATAAAGGAAAACCCCAAGATAAAAGTTTACGATAATTGCAAGAATGTTGCCTATCGAAGCAGATAATAAAGCATTTGCAATTGGCATACCGTTAGAAAGCGCCACTACAAAAGCAGCTTCGGAAGAAAAAGGTAAGATTGTCGCTGCAAAAAATGCAGCTAAGGCTAAAGAGAGTTCAGCCATCAAAAAGCCTATAAACTCTCTTTTATATTTTTAATAACACCCGCAATGAGCTCGTCTCTTGCTTCAACAGATGTCCAAGCAATATGAGGAGTCATATACAGACGCTCTTTGTTTTTCACACTTAAAAGCGGTGATTCACTCGATAATGGTTCTTTTGTAAATACATCTAAACCAAAATAGAGCTCTTTTTCATCTACAAGTTTAGCAACAGCATCCTCGTTAATGATCCCGCCACGACCTAAATTTAAAACGATCGTACCCTCTTTACATCTGCTTAACTGCTCATAGTCTAAAAGATTGTTTGTCTGCTCATTTAACGGTGCATGGATCGTAACAATATCGCAAGAGCTAAGAAGTGTATCTAGATCAACATTTTTGTACTCAGAGTTGTTGTTTTTCCCGCTTGTTGAGTAATAACACACATCAGCACCGAAACAATCTGCAACTTTTGCAACACCGCGTCCGATCTCACCAAGTCCGATGATACCCCACTTCTTCCCTTTAACTTCAAAGAAAGGACGGCTAACATCCGTAAAAACACCGCTATTGCTGTATGTTTTATCTTTCACACTCTCATCATAATAACGTGAATGTCCCATTAGATAAAACAGCATTGAAAAAGTGTGCTGGATCACAGAATCGGTTGAGTATCCTGCAACATTTTTCACTGCAATACCAAGCTCCGAAGCAGCTTCTAGATCAACGTTATTCATCCCCGTTGCCGCTACACAGATAAGTTTGAGGTTTTTACACTCTTGCATTATCTCTTTTGTGATCACAACTTTATTAGTCACAATCACATCAGCATCCATCACTCTGCTTTGTGTCTGCTCCGGAACTGTTTTCTCATAAACTGCCACATCACCAAACTGATCAAATCCGCTTAAGTCCGTATCTCCAAAAGTGATCGTATCAAGAAGTACTATTTTCATTAATTGTCTTTTATTTTCTCGATCAGTTCACGAGATTTTTCTAATGCTTTTTCAACTTTATCAAATACTAGAGCAACTGCTAAACGGCGCCCTTTATGAGCTTCAGGTTTACCAAATACTCTCACGTAAGAGTTGTCAGAAAATAAAGACTCATCTACATCAATAACAGGTGCGTGAGTTTCTAAGTTTGTTTTATACGCTGCACTCGCACCGTCACCGTAGAAAGTAAATCCTAAAGGAAGACCTAGAACTGCACGTAAATGTAGTGCAAATTCACTTTGAGATTGAGTAATAAGTGTAACCATACCAGTATCGTGCGGACGAGGAGATACTTCTGAGAAATACACCTCATCACCTTTTACAAACAGCTCAACTCCAAAAAGCCCTTGCCCGCCAAGACCATCTGTGATCTCTTTTGCAATCTGCTGTGCTTTTTGTTTTGCAACTTCACTCATCTGCATCGGCTGCCAAGAAAATACATAATCCCCGTCTCTTTGCTCATGCCCGATAGGCTCACAAAATACAGTCTCTTTACCGTTACGAGCCGTAAGCATCGTGATCTCATAGTCAAAATCAACAAACGCTTCAACGATCAATTCACTTGCATCTCCACGAGCCTCTTTTGCCATCTCCCAAGAGTTAGGAATATCTTCTACTGAACGTGCAACAGACTGCCCGTGACCGCTTGAACTCATAACAGGTTTGATCACACATGGAAAACCTAGCTCTTTGGCAGCTCCCATTAAACCCTCTTCAGTTGTTACAAACTTATATGGACCAGTTTTAAGTCCCAGTACCTCAGCAGCAAATGTTCTGATGTTTTTTCTGTTCATTGTTTTTGAAACTGCATTTGCATTTGGGATAACGTTGTACCCTTTATCTTCAGCAGCAAATAAAGCATCGATTGAGATAGCTTCAATCTCAGGTAAGATATAGTGTGGTTTTTCACGGTAGATAACCTCTAAAAGAGCATCTTTATCTTGCATATCTACAACATAAGAGCGATGAGCAACTTGATGTGCAGGAGCATTTTCATACTTATCTACAGCGATAGTCTCAAGCCCTAAACGCTGAGCTTCAATAACTACTTCTTTACCAAGTTCACCAGAACCTAGCAACATGATTTTTTTTGAATTTGATTTAAGTGGAGCGGAGAATTGCATCTGTCATAACCTCTTCATTTTTTAATAAAGAGATTATAGCAAAATAGGATTAAATTACTGTTTTAATCCTATAAGTGTTTGTAAGAGTTGATCCGAAGTTGTGATCGTTTTACCGTTTGCCTGGAAACCACGCTGTACGATAATTAGCTGCGTAAGCGCACGTGAAAGGTCAACGTTTGATGCCTCTAACGCTGCAGACTGGATAAATCCACGCCCTGCAGTTGCCGCAGTACCGATGATCGGATCTCCTGAGTTGGCTGTTTGGATAAATACGTTTCCACCCTCAGTTGAAAGACCCTCATTATTCGTAAACTTCGCCATTGCAATTTGTGCAAGACCAAATGAACGACCGTTAGAAAATGAACCGATTAGAGTCCCTGATTGATCGATTCTGATACCAACTAAGTCACCACCCGTATAACCGTCTTGAGAGATCCCCGATGTTGATGATCTGCTGTCAAAACTTGTCATTCCGTCAAACTTGTTTGCAGTACCGAAAGAGAGGTTAATCTGCTGGTCGGGTGCTGAACCGTTGTTTGCCGTAAACGAGATATTTGGCGGTGAATATGTTGCCAGTGATCCGTCATTGTTAAATCTGATAGAACCTTTTTTCTCAAATGTAGGTGCTACAGTATCAATTGTAGCCGGTTCCGGAACCGTAATAGTTACTGCCCATTCACTACCAGTTGCAGGATCAAGGCTCACTTTTCTAAACTCCATTCTTAGTGTATGTTTTGAACCAAGAGAGTCAAATACATCGATAGAACTAGAGTGTGTAGCCGCATTAAACGCTTGAGAGAAAGACTTTCCTGCAGTACCTGCTTGAAGTACCGTATTCATAGCTTCCATATTTCTTGTAAAGCGTGAATTTTCCGTTACACCGCCTCCAGATAATCCTGTCATTTTCAAGTTAACATTGTAACTAGCAGCATTACTGTTTGTAAGCTCTAATTTCCCTTGATCATTTACTTTTATCTCAATCCCTGCAGCACCAGGTTCTGCATTTGCCTGATTCTCTAATGCTTCACGAAGTGATGCAATTGTATTGAACTCTTTGTCTGCACCCGCAGCAGTCGTTGCACCTGCAGGATTGTATGTATATCTCCATGCACTCTGATCTGCATCACCTGCAGCAAAACCAGTATTTGCACTACTTACCGCGTTTACACTTACATTGTGTGAAGCTGAAGCAGAAGCATTGTCATTTACCAGAACAACTTGATCCAATGCATTTACCGATGCAGTAATCCCTGTTACAGATGAGATCGAGTTGATCGCAGCCGCTTCAATAGCAGCATTTTGTGTAGCAGTATTTCCCGCTACAAATGTGAAGTTTACAGTTTTAGTACTTCCATCATCAAGATCAAACGTAATACTCTCGGCACTGTCAGCTGCTAAACCGCCTACTACTGCACCACCGGTTACCGTTGATTCCCTAAAAGAAGCCCATACACCTTGTCCGCTTTGAAGTGAGAATGCTTCACCAACTTCATTGAACATTACACCTACATCACCTGATTCAATAGGAAAACCGTTGTCATCAACTGCAGGCAGTGCTGTTGTAAATGGAGCAACAGGCGCTCCAGCTGCTACTGAATACGCAGGAGAGAAACTCTCTATTAGCGGACCAGAATTAAGATTTGCTTTAAGTACAACTTCTTGTGTAGGATTTGCAGGAGTTGTAAGTCCAGGCGGAATGTTGATATTTTCGATCGGCGCAGTTGAATCCACTTTTCCAGTTATCGGATCACGTAACCAACCTTGAGTGATAAAACCGTTGTTATCAACAAAGTTTCCACCCGCATCAAATTTAAAATCCCCTGCACGAGTATACTTATAAGTATTCCCGCCATCCGGAGAGATAATAAAAAAACCGTCACCTTGAATAGCAACATCGGTATTTTTATCGGAGTTTTGTACAGAACCTTGCGCAAAAATTCTTGTCATAGAGTTTACACTCGAACCAAGACCTACTTGCACAGGGTTTTTACCACCGAGCTGCCCTTGCGGAGCAGTTGCGATAGCTTTCGTTTGTGCTAAAAGGTCAGAAAAGTTTGCACGAGAGTACTTAAAACCGACTGTATTAACGTTGGCGATATTATTTGACTCAACATCCATCGCAACTTGATGGGATTGTAGTCCTGATACACCAGAGAAAAGTGATTTCAACATATCAAATCCTTTGTAGTCTATCTTAATAAGATAGAGTTAGTAAAGGAGTTAAAGCATAAAGTGTGCCAAGTTTTTATAGTAGAGGTTAAGCATCCATACTAAGGGCTTTTTGCATCATTTGATCAGCCGTTGTTACAGATTTTGAGTTTGCATCATATGCACGTTGTAGAATAATAAGTTCAGTTAAACCGACACCAATATCGTAGTTAGAATTTTCCAAACGGTAGTTTTGAATATTTGTACCTATAAAGTTCTCCCCGTTTGCATCTTTATAAAAAAATGCTTTACCGCTATTAGCACTCTCTTCAAATCTCGTTCCGCTGATTCTATTTAGTCCCTGCTCATTTTGGAAATGAAAAACGGCCAGTTTACCGACACTGCTTTGTTTCCCGTTAGTAAAAGAAGCAAAAACATCACCCTCTTGAGAGATTGAGTACCCTTGCAGATCTCCACCTATCGTTCCATCTGCCAAACTTGAACCGGGTGCCACTTCAGGAACATCTACAGAGAAAAGACCGTCATATCCGTTCCCTAGATTGATCGCAACCGGTGTACCGTTATTATCTATAGTAGTAATTGTACTTGATGCAAATGCTCCCGTATCATCGAAGAACAGATCTCCTGTTTTTGAAGCATACTCTATTGTACCGTCGGCACTTCTAACTGTTGCCGTTATATCGTACTGAGTCCCTGGAGGAGTTTGTACCTCTTTTTTTGTCATCTCTAAACGAAGCAGATTTCTATTGTTTTGCGCATCAACAACATTTGCACTCACAGTTATTGTTTCATACCCGGCACCTACGTTTGCAAAAAACTTTGCCTCTGTTGTCGGCTCCGGCGGATAAGTAAGCGTTTTTGGAAAACGAAGTTTTTCTACTGTATTTTCATCACCGAGCTTTACCTCTGTAAGTACACTTGTTAAAACATTATCTGCACTGATATTATTACCCATCGTTCCAAGTACATGAAGACCGTCATTTGTAACGAGATCGGCATTTGCATCTATATTAAAACTTCCGTCTCTCGTATATACAACGTCACCGTCACCACGAACACCGAACCAACCTTCACCTAAAATTGCGAGATCGGTACTACGATCTGAGAGTGCTAAACTACCCTGTTCCGTTGACATAGCAGTTGCCTGCATCCTTACACCGTTTCCAAGTGATGATGAAGAAAGACCTGCAGATGCACTTTGCAGTGATTCTTCAAAAAGTGAAGCATACTCTGCATTGTATGCACGATACCCTACAGTTGAAATATTTGCGATATTGTTAGAAACTACATCTATCCCCGCAGAGTAGTTTTTAAGGCCGGAGATACCTGTATAAAATGCTTGTGTCATCATAGGGCTGTTCCTCCTAGTATACTTCCACTACATTATCAAGAGGTACATAGCTTGAACCAAGTTTTACGTATGTAGTTCCGCTGTCAAAACGAACAGATTCAATAGGATAAGCACCAACTCTTGTTGTATTTGTCTGATTCGCTTCGTTTTGATAAGAAGCATTCACATGATAGATACCGCTAGTTACGGCATTACCGTTATCGTCATTACCATCCCAAGTAAACTGCCATACACCTTCTGTATGTGTATCAATAGGGTTACCGTCTGCATCTTTTTGATCTTGGATATTCATCGTTGCAACAACATCACCGTTTCCATCAGTGATCTCTATAGTACCCGTATATGCATCTTCCGGAAAGTAAAGCTCAAATGTTGATGTTGAACCCTCGTCATAGGCGATAGCATCACTTCCTAGATCTGCTCTTTTTCCAATCGCTGCGATTGTAGAAAACTGCTGTGCACTCCCTAAAGAGTTTGTCAGGTTTTCAAGAGCTGTTTTTGTATTGTCTGATGCTTCAAGAGCTGCCAGTTGAGAAGTTTGCGTTAAAATCTTCTCAGTATCCATAGGTTCAGTCGGATCTTGATACTGCAGCTGGATTAGAAGCAGTTTCATAAAGTCATCTTTACCTAGTGCTGTTTTATCTGCTACAGCTGCTGTAGTATCTCCAACAGTTCCGTAAGTTGCTACGTTTTCTCCATAAGCGTTAATTGCCATAACTTATCCTTTTATGCATAATGAGGAACAACTATCTCTAAAGAGCTTACTATCTCTTCGTTTGTTTCCTCAAGTTGAAAATAACCGTACTCTTCTTGTGCATTTTGACGGTTGTGTTGTTGCTGGTGAGCATTAGAACCTGCACCACTTTGATCACCCTGCGACGTATTGCTAAAGTTTAATGAAGCATTTTGTATTCCAGTATTGTTTAGCTGTACTTTGAGATCATTTGCATTCATGGCAAGTGTATTGATTGCCGCATTGTTAGAACTCAAATTGATATGGAGGTTTTTCCCACGCTGAACAACTGTAAGATCAACTTCACCCAGTTTTTGGGGATTGAGTTGTACTTTAACTCTCGTAAACGGTGCTTTATAGTCCTCGATAGCCTGTTTTACATCTTGTGAAAGGTACTTAATCATCTGTTTTGCTTCATTGATCTTAACTTCAAAACTATCTGCTTTATTGAGTTGCATATGTTCTGTTTTGCTTGAAGTTCCTTCACTTATTGACTCGCCGCTAAGGAGACTCTCTAAACTTTGTTGAGCATCTGTTTTTGCGGTAGGTGCTATCACTTTCGCCGTTGCCACCGAAAAGTCAGCAGTAAGAGCACTATCTTTTTGCAACGCTTTTTGACCACGGAGTAAAAGCTCTAAAGTATTCTCTGTTTTCTGTTTTTGCGGCTTGTCGATCTCAGTGGTTACTTTAGCTGCAACAATCTGCTGCGTGCTCAGCTCCATAACTTTTGTTTGTGCTTTAAAAAGAGGTGTTTGTTTTGCAGTTGTCTGTTCAGTTTTTACCTGTTCTTTTTGTTGCTCTTTGGCCTGTGTAATCTCAACACTACTATCAGTCTCATTTTTTACACTTTTTTGTGTAGTTTTAATATCTCTAGTTACAGTAGATTTTGTCGAAACTTTTGGCTCCTCTTTTAGTTTCGGATCTACTTTTGTTTCGATAGCCTTAACACCATTCTGAACGCTCTGTTTTACCTCTTCAAGTGTTATTTTTGAAACATCTATTCCATACTTCTGTGCTACTTGAGTGAGCCCTTTAAGTGTTTTTGGAAGAGAAGCGATCTCACTTTTTTTGAACCCTTCTAAACTTGTAATCTTATTTTTCAGGTACTGTTTTGCTTCTTGGATGAGTACTTTAAGTTCGGAAACTGTTTTATCTTTAGTGATTTGCGGATTTAACTCTAAAGATTTTAAATCCTCTTTTATAGTTTCAAGTTCATCCCCTTGCAATAAAGAGAGTATAGATGAAGGGGTTTTTGTATCTTTGGCTTTTTCATCTGTTGCATTTTCTTTAAGAGATAATACTAAAGCACCGTTTTGCGGTAACTTCAGCTCACCTTTCTCCCCTAAGCCCTCCAAAAATGAAGCAAAAGAGAGAGTAGAAGCTGTTGTTTCTTTAGAGGCTAAAGTAAGTGGTGATTCTGTTTTTGTATCACTCTTAAGTGCTAAAGCTATCATTATCTCTCTCCATTTATGGGAATTTAGATAAAATATAGCATTTAGTGTTCCAGAATACTTAAGTTGTAAATTTATATGTCGATGTGGTTGTAATGATAAAAGTTTTACTATTTTTTGTACCGGTGTTATTGTTAGGAGAGCGGATCTATGATTCTGCTTTATCGCCAGAAAATAAAAAAGCGATGAACAATCCGAAGATAAAATGTAGGATGGTATGCGATAAAAAACTTTACAGACAGCAAGAGATAGCTGAAGCTATCTCTTTTTATAAAAGATCAAAAGATTATAAGTTTGAGAATAATCAAACAAAAAAGAAGTAGTCTAAGGGAGTTGTAGATCTTTTTTCAAACGGTTTTTTCCGTTCTCTTTCAAACTCTCAAGAAGCTCTTCAACATTCTCTCCGTCAGCAGGATAACTAACAGTAGTTGACGCTACCGATGTGTCGAAAAACTCTTCAAAGATCTCTCTTACACTTACAGCCCCATACTGATCTGTATAAGGGAGTACAAAATAGTAATCTCCATCTTTGTTAACCACTGAATCAGATGTACGTAGTACAGTTGCCAGAGAACTGTTTACCACCTCTGATTCAATCGATGAAAAATCGCAATATAGAATCGTGAAACGTTCAGCACGATTTTCATCTAACCTATCTGCTATCCCAATATTTAACTCAACTAACTGCTTGAAATTATCAAATGAGAAATGTACACCTGCCATTTATACTACCCTTACTTTTTTAAGACTAGTATATCACAATATTTTACATTATAGAAAAAGGTTTCATCACTTCACGAGATTCTAAAGGCGTTGCTGTTACCTCTTCCCCATCAAAAGAGAGTGTATAGTTCTCACCCGCTTTTGTTTTACAATAAGTCAAGATTCCACGAGTAGCAAGCTCTCTATCTTCAAGTGTTGCGTTTTTGCTAAGGAGTGCGTGAGGCCCCGGTAATCCAACTGTTCTGATGTGAAAAAACTTTTCAT from Sulfurimonas sp. hsl 1-7 encodes the following:
- a CDS encoding DUF805 domain-containing protein, coding for MDQAKKYFSKYFIDIYKIHYANFDGRARRQEFWFFVLFYFIVSFLVGLLDGLIGSEIDYVIYSAGLFGTIFSLASFIPFLALAARRMHDIDKSGWWQLIQIIPVIGWIWFLILTVLQGTMGQNRFGADPIIETPAPVTVTVE
- a CDS encoding succinate dehydrogenase/fumarate reductase iron-sulfur subunit encodes the protein MKITIKRGDSYEIYELEDGSYTLLEALNKIKREIDNTLSFSSGCRSSVCGSCAMRVNEKEVLACSYKVQDGDSVEPLNNMPVVRDLVVDMDKSYEMNVKAKAWIKSFNDEAVLDHEAEKINEVQSDCILCGSCYSSCPVYAVNGEFLGPFSLTRVWKYVSDKRENDAAEKIETIQTNGIWDCTLCNNCTVVCPQNISSKADIEKLRVRSSMFGYSDPNFGSFGGGFDGGFGFDGSPSF
- a CDS encoding FAD-dependent oxidoreductase, whose translation is MKTDVLIIGAGGAGLMAAIAAKEEGVDVLVLTKEYPTRSQTCMAQGGMNAALGNVAEDSVESHIQNTLKSAHGEADEESIRFMCSEAINAVEYLDSIGVCFSRTGDGKIAQRRLGGASAPRACYAQDYTGLKILHTLYDRANALGIKFVNDTFLLEVLKDEDGKACGAKVLDIRSGELKTYIAKTVILATGGYSRIYDKYSTNSTASSGDGIAAALRAGAKLKDMEFVQFHPTGLKNSSILISESARGEGGYLLNSKGERFTDELAPRDEVSRAIDEQIKKGEDIFLDIRHLGEQFIDEGLPQERKLAKLYENVDPVHDLIPIKPVAHYTMGGIAVDHRSQTNVERLYACGECANHNVHGANRLGGNSLLEIVVFGREAGRNAAKTAKEVESLSVPAHTECFLDREFTNTVDFYKYKEKIGNLLYNKVGIVRKKSELKSALEELEMVKSLLPQMGWSDSSEIYNTNKQEFLEFRNIVEVSEVVIQSALGRDESCGAHYMEAE
- a CDS encoding YqaA family protein, whose amino-acid sequence is MAELSLALAAFFAATILPFSSEAAFVVALSNGMPIANALLSASIGNILAIIVNFYLGVFLYEKTKAKLFRSKIGKKSYSFGHKYGYWALLLSWLPIVGDPLTLVAGLVRLKFVWFVIIAGSLRVLRYYFLTFLG
- a CDS encoding D-2-hydroxyacid dehydrogenase, which gives rise to MKIVLLDTITFGDTDLSGFDQFGDVAVYEKTVPEQTQSRVMDADVIVTNKVVITKEIMQECKNLKLICVAATGMNNVDLEAASELGIAVKNVAGYSTDSVIQHTFSMLFYLMGHSRYYDESVKDKTYSNSGVFTDVSRPFFEVKGKKWGIIGLGEIGRGVAKVADCFGADVCYYSTSGKNNNSEYKNVDLDTLLSSCDIVTIHAPLNEQTNNLLDYEQLSRCKEGTIVLNLGRGGIINEDAVAKLVDEKELYFGLDVFTKEPLSSESPLLSVKNKERLYMTPHIAWTSVEARDELIAGVIKNIKESL
- the purT gene encoding formate-dependent phosphoribosylglycinamide formyltransferase, translating into MQFSAPLKSNSKKIMLLGSGELGKEVVIEAQRLGLETIAVDKYENAPAHQVAHRSYVVDMQDKDALLEVIYREKPHYILPEIEAISIDALFAAEDKGYNVIPNANAVSKTMNRKNIRTFAAEVLGLKTGPYKFVTTEEGLMGAAKELGFPCVIKPVMSSSGHGQSVARSVEDIPNSWEMAKEARGDASELIVEAFVDFDYEITMLTARNGKETVFCEPIGHEQRDGDYVFSWQPMQMSEVAKQKAQQIAKEITDGLGGQGLFGVELFVKGDEVYFSEVSPRPHDTGMVTLITQSQSEFALHLRAVLGLPLGFTFYGDGASAAYKTNLETHAPVIDVDESLFSDNSYVRVFGKPEAHKGRRLAVALVFDKVEKALEKSRELIEKIKDN
- the flgE gene encoding flagellar hook protein FlgE, producing MLKSLFSGVSGLQSHQVAMDVESNNIANVNTVGFKYSRANFSDLLAQTKAIATAPQGQLGGKNPVQVGLGSSVNSMTRIFAQGSVQNSDKNTDVAIQGDGFFIISPDGGNTYKYTRAGDFKFDAGGNFVDNNGFITQGWLRDPITGKVDSTAPIENINIPPGLTTPANPTQEVVLKANLNSGPLIESFSPAYSVAAGAPVAPFTTALPAVDDNGFPIESGDVGVMFNEVGEAFSLQSGQGVWASFRESTVTGGAVVGGLAADSAESITFDLDDGSTKTVNFTFVAGNTATQNAAIEAAAINSISSVTGITASVNALDQVVLVNDNASASASHNVSVNAVSSANTGFAAGDADQSAWRYTYNPAGATTAAGADKEFNTIASLREALENQANAEPGAAGIEIKVNDQGKLELTNSNAASYNVNLKMTGLSGGGVTENSRFTRNMEAMNTVLQAGTAGKSFSQAFNAATHSSSIDVFDSLGSKHTLRMEFRKVSLDPATGSEWAVTITVPEPATIDTVAPTFEKKGSIRFNNDGSLATYSPPNISFTANNGSAPDQQINLSFGTANKFDGMTSFDSRSSTSGISQDGYTGGDLVGIRIDQSGTLIGSFSNGRSFGLAQIAMAKFTNNEGLSTEGGNVFIQTANSGDPIIGTAATAGRGFIQSAALEASNVDLSRALTQLIIVQRGFQANGKTITTSDQLLQTLIGLKQ
- a CDS encoding flagellar hook protein FlgE; the encoded protein is MMTQAFYTGISGLKNYSAGIDVVSNNIANISTVGYRAYNAEYASLFEESLQSASAGLSSSSLGNGVRMQATAMSTEQGSLALSDRSTDLAILGEGWFGVRGDGDVVYTRDGSFNIDANADLVTNDGLHVLGTMGNNISADNVLTSVLTEVKLGDENTVEKLRFPKTLTYPPEPTTEAKFFANVGAGYETITVSANVVDAQNNRNLLRLEMTKKEVQTPPGTQYDITATVRSADGTIEYASKTGDLFFDDTGAFASSTITTIDNNGTPVAINLGNGYDGLFSVDVPEVAPGSSLADGTIGGDLQGYSISQEGDVFASFTNGKQSSVGKLAVFHFQNEQGLNRISGTRFEESANSGKAFFYKDANGENFIGTNIQNYRLENSNYDIGVGLTELIILQRAYDANSKSVTTADQMMQKALSMDA
- a CDS encoding flagellar hook capping FlgD N-terminal domain-containing protein — protein: MAINAYGENVATYGTVGDTTAAVADKTALGKDDFMKLLLIQLQYQDPTEPMDTEKILTQTSQLAALEASDNTKTALENLTNSLGSAQQFSTIAAIGKRADLGSDAIAYDEGSTSTFELYFPEDAYTGTIEITDGNGDVVATMNIQDQKDADGNPIDTHTEGVWQFTWDGNDDNGNAVTSGIYHVNASYQNEANQTNTTRVGAYPIESVRFDSGTTYVKLGSSYVPLDNVVEVY